A genomic region of Pseudoalteromonas rubra contains the following coding sequences:
- a CDS encoding RNA polymerase sigma factor encodes MEPSKAALLVLSAQQGNRRAFETLCEAFYQPSWRFAMKLSGQSASADDICQDVWTNIAKKLNQLKEPSAFRAWVFRAIYRRFVDLKQAEHRFEEAQPTQAFETPDLDTSLSILTLINRLAEEERHCVYLFYLEQMSLRDIANILDVPQGTVKSRLNRARAQLRAMVNEEQTA; translated from the coding sequence ATGGAACCATCAAAGGCCGCATTACTGGTATTGTCTGCCCAACAGGGCAATCGGCGTGCGTTCGAAACCTTATGCGAAGCGTTTTATCAGCCAAGCTGGCGGTTTGCGATGAAGCTCAGTGGCCAAAGTGCCAGTGCCGATGATATCTGCCAGGATGTCTGGACTAACATCGCCAAAAAGCTCAATCAGCTTAAAGAGCCCAGTGCATTTCGTGCCTGGGTGTTCCGCGCCATTTACCGTCGCTTTGTCGACCTTAAACAGGCAGAACATCGTTTCGAAGAGGCCCAGCCGACGCAGGCATTCGAGACACCGGATCTGGATACCTCGTTGAGTATCCTGACGCTGATAAACCGGCTGGCCGAAGAAGAGCGCCACTGTGTGTACTTATTTTACTTAGAGCAGATGTCACTCAGAGACATTGCCAATATATTGGATGTCCCCCAGGGCACCGTTAAATCAAGATTAAACCGCGCACGGGCACAATTGCGTGCCATGGTTAACGAGGAGCAAACAGCATGA
- a CDS encoding zinc-dependent alcohol dehydrogenase family protein — translation MKAMVLNQYGEEAAFTLTEVVKPQVTAGHVLVQVAASSVNTVDTMIRTMGEALPLSPALPAVLGMDFAGTVVEVGEGVTDFAVGDEVYGCAGGLADLQGALAEFMLADARLIARKPGNLSMREAAALPLVGITAYEGLQRAGIGAGQQVLVHGGSGGVGHVAVQLAKHFGARVYSTGGGDAQLELISRLGAVPINYKTEQVADYVTTHTEGRGFDVVFDSVGGANMANSFEAAALNGHVASTVAMVDLDLSVAHFKGLSLHVVFMLIPMLHNHKREDHQQILNALTTIVEAGALVPVLDEQGFELSQAGLAHARLQSGQAMGKVVIDV, via the coding sequence ATGAAAGCAATGGTGTTAAATCAATACGGTGAAGAGGCTGCGTTTACCTTAACTGAGGTAGTTAAACCTCAAGTGACGGCAGGTCACGTTCTGGTGCAAGTAGCGGCAAGCAGCGTCAACACGGTTGATACGATGATCCGCACTATGGGCGAAGCCTTACCTTTGTCACCGGCCTTACCAGCCGTACTCGGGATGGACTTTGCGGGTACCGTGGTTGAAGTTGGAGAGGGTGTAACGGACTTTGCCGTAGGAGACGAAGTCTACGGGTGTGCCGGTGGTCTGGCTGACCTACAAGGCGCACTGGCGGAATTTATGTTGGCCGATGCCCGACTCATTGCGCGTAAACCCGGTAATCTGAGCATGCGAGAAGCGGCTGCTTTGCCTTTAGTAGGGATCACGGCTTATGAAGGGCTGCAACGGGCCGGGATAGGGGCTGGCCAGCAAGTGCTGGTACATGGCGGCTCTGGCGGTGTTGGACACGTTGCTGTGCAATTAGCTAAGCACTTTGGTGCACGAGTATATTCGACCGGCGGCGGCGATGCCCAACTTGAGCTGATCAGTCGCCTGGGCGCGGTACCGATTAACTATAAAACCGAACAAGTTGCAGACTATGTGACTACCCATACCGAGGGCAGAGGATTCGATGTGGTCTTTGACTCAGTAGGCGGCGCCAATATGGCCAACTCGTTCGAAGCCGCAGCATTGAATGGTCATGTCGCCTCAACTGTGGCTATGGTGGATCTTGACTTGTCAGTGGCGCACTTTAAAGGACTGTCTTTGCATGTGGTCTTTATGCTGATCCCTATGCTGCATAACCATAAGCGTGAAGATCATCAGCAGATCCTGAATGCCCTGACAACGATAGTTGAAGCCGGGGCACTGGTACCTGTACTGGATGAACAAGGTTTTGAGTTGTCGCAAGCTGGTCTTGCGCATGCGCGACTGCAAAGTGGTCAGGCGATGGGCAAAGTGGTGATTGATGTTTAA
- a CDS encoding DUF6768 family protein, translating into MNLDKEISKALQQEQHQIDPILAQEKGLFTMLGNVYQGNTRFWVILASISALLITIGFVYSGYRFYIATAVMDQVFWAVWFITGLLVQVATKLWIFMEMNRQSVLREIAHLAVRLQAK; encoded by the coding sequence ATGAATTTAGACAAAGAGATAAGTAAAGCATTACAGCAAGAACAACATCAGATAGACCCCATTCTTGCTCAGGAAAAAGGCCTGTTCACTATGCTGGGTAACGTGTATCAGGGCAATACCCGTTTCTGGGTGATCCTGGCTTCAATCAGCGCCCTGCTGATCACCATCGGCTTTGTGTACAGCGGTTATCGGTTTTATATCGCCACCGCAGTCATGGATCAGGTGTTCTGGGCTGTATGGTTTATCACCGGATTGCTTGTGCAGGTCGCCACCAAACTTTGGATTTTTATGGAAATGAATCGCCAGAGTGTCCTAAGAGAAATAGCGCACCTCGCAGTAAGACTTCAAGCCAAATAA
- a CDS encoding LysR family transcriptional regulator — protein sequence MNIEHLKLFVRIAATCNISQAGLDLGLSAAVASSHISKLETDLGVRLLHRTTRKVSLTEEGLAFLPHAEDVLNGVEAARAAIGAGSTKPSGTLRLTMPASFGRMHILPALPGFFARYPEIKLDLKLSDTISDLVEGGFDLAIRNSALKDSTLVAKKLTTDTRLLCASPDYLAKNGHPEHPRDLLEHACITLAGLEHWSFQTPQGHQTIKVQGQLRADNGDAIREACQLGLGITINSRWSAYEALRSGHLVEVLPDYPLESNTAIWLVYPSSRLLAPKVRVFIDYLVSYFGEIPYWEK from the coding sequence ATGAACATTGAGCATCTCAAGTTGTTTGTGCGCATCGCTGCCACCTGTAACATTAGCCAGGCAGGCCTGGATCTGGGGTTGTCAGCCGCTGTCGCAAGCAGCCATATTAGTAAGCTCGAAACCGACCTCGGGGTCAGACTGCTACATCGCACAACACGCAAAGTGTCTTTAACAGAAGAAGGGCTGGCGTTTTTGCCCCATGCCGAAGATGTGTTGAATGGGGTCGAGGCCGCGCGAGCCGCCATTGGCGCCGGCAGTACAAAGCCCAGTGGAACGCTGAGGTTAACCATGCCAGCATCCTTTGGCAGAATGCATATCTTGCCGGCCCTGCCCGGCTTTTTTGCCCGGTATCCGGAAATTAAACTCGACCTCAAGCTATCCGACACCATTTCCGATTTGGTCGAGGGCGGCTTTGATCTCGCAATACGAAATAGCGCACTCAAAGACTCTACGCTGGTTGCCAAAAAACTGACCACAGACACCCGATTACTCTGCGCCTCACCGGATTATCTTGCCAAAAATGGGCATCCGGAACACCCAAGAGATCTGTTGGAACATGCCTGTATTACCCTGGCCGGGTTGGAACATTGGTCCTTTCAGACGCCTCAAGGTCATCAAACCATTAAAGTGCAAGGTCAGCTACGTGCTGATAACGGAGACGCCATCAGAGAGGCCTGTCAACTGGGGCTCGGGATCACCATTAATTCCCGCTGGAGTGCGTATGAAGCATTGCGCTCGGGTCATCTTGTTGAGGTATTGCCTGACTATCCGCTCGAATCTAATACTGCTATCTGGCTGGTGTACCCCAGCTCCCGATTATTGGCGCCCAAAGTGCGCGTTTTTATCGATTACCTGGTCAGCTACTTTGGTGAAATTCCCTATTGGGAAAAATAA